A stretch of the Malus domestica chromosome 08, GDT2T_hap1 genome encodes the following:
- the LOC103440189 gene encoding small nuclear ribonucleoprotein SmD3b, whose protein sequence is MSRSLGIPVKLLHEASGHVVTVELKSGELYRGSMVECEDNWNCQLENITYTAKDGKVSQLEHVFIRGSKVRFMVIPDMLKNAPMFKRLDARIKGKGASLGVSRGRAVSMRAKAQAAGRGTAGRGVVPPVRR, encoded by the exons ATGAGCAGAAGTTTGGGAATTCCGGTGAAGCTTCTTCACGAGGCGTCAGGGCACGTGGTGACGGTGGAGCTCAAGAGCGGTGAGCTTTACAGAGGAAGCATGGTCGAGTGCGAGGACAACTGGAACTGTCAGCTCGAGAACATCACCTACACCGCCAAG GACGGAAAAGTTTCACAGCTTGAGCACGTATTTATCCGAGGGAGCAAAGTAAG gTTTATGGTCATACCTGACATGCTAAAGAATGCTCCAATGTTCAAGCGCCTGGATGCTAGAATCAAG GGCAAGGGTGCTTCACTAGGAGTCAGCAGAGGTAGAGCTGTTTCAATGCGAGCTAAG GCTCAAGCTGCTGGCCGTGGGACAGCCGGTAGGGGTGTTGTACCACCTGTTCGAAGGTAA
- the LOC103440187 gene encoding 1,4-alpha-glucan-branching enzyme 1, chloroplastic/amyloplastic produces the protein MMLAPTGLVLRHPTHTPLSFTFTSTNDEYPSRLGLGLRGKKQQAVRLLRFGTSQNSSSLLRRRGSPSTTTTTSGCSKAEPTSKSKAVFIDDSPIITDTDQSMENLGILSIDQSLQPYKDHFNYRINRYLDQRRLIETYEGGLQEFAQGYLKFGFNREEGGIVYREWAPAAQEAQLIGDFNGWDGSKHKMDKNQFGVWSIKIPDSGENSAIPHNSRVKFRFKHGGGVWVDRIPAWIQYATVDPARFAAPYDGVYWDPPPSERFQFKYPRPPKPKAPRIYEAHVGMSSSEPRISSYREFADDVLPRIQANNYNTVQLMAVMEHSYYASFGYHVTNFFAVSSRSGTPEDLKYLIDKAHSLGLRVLMDVIHSHASNNITDGLNGFEVGQSSQESYFHTGDRGYHKLWDSRLFNYANWEVLRFLLSNLRWWLEEFKFDGFRFDGVTSMLYHHHGINMAFSGDYHEYFSEATDVDAVVYLMLANYLIHKVLPDATVIAEDVSGMPGLGRPVSEGGIGFDYRLAMAIPDKWIDYVKNKSDEEWSMKEISWNLTNRRYTEKCISYAESHDQAIVGDKTIAFFLMDREMYSGMSCLVDASPTIERGVALHKMIHFLTMALGGEGYLNFMGNEFGHPEWIDFPREGNGWSYEKCRRQWNLVDTDHLRYKFMNAFDKAMNLLDEKFSFLSSTKQIVSSTNEEDKVIVFERGDLVFVFNFHPRNTYEGYKVGCDLPGKYRVALDSDAWEFGGHGRVGHNVDHFTFPEGIPGVPETNFNNRPNSFKILSPAQTCVVYYRVDESEEADAEETLIEEEVGVGQENFEEQTGPINEDNAVGPRAQESDQGSSSD, from the exons atgatgttgGCACCGACTGGTTTGGTTCTTCGTCATCCCACTCACACTCCTCTATCATTTACCTTTACGAGCACCAACGACGAGTACCCATCCAGACTCGGGCTTGGACTCAGG GGCAAAAAGCAGCAAGCAGTGCGGTTGTTGAGGTTCGGAACATCTCAAAACTCATCATCGCTTCTTCGCAGACGTGGTTCcccctcaacaacaacaacaacaagtgGATGTTCCAAG GCAGAGCCTACTTCCAAAAGTAAAGCTGTTTTCATAGACGACAGCCCCATAATAACAGACACCGACCAAAGCATGGAAAACCTTGGAATCTTGAGCATCGATCAATCCTTGCAACCATACAAGGACCACTTCAACTATAGAATCAACAGATACCTGGATCAGAGAAGGCTTATTGAGACATACGAAGGAGGTCTACAGGAATTTGCTCAAG gttatttgaaatttggatttaacagagaagaaggtggaattgTGTACCGTGAATGGGCCCCTGCTGCTCA GGAGGCACAACTTATTGGGGACTTTAATGGATGGGATGGCTCCAAGCACAAGATGGACAAGAACCAATTTGGGGTTTGGAGTATCAAGATACCCGATTCTGGTGAAAATTCAGCCATTCCTCACAATTCAAGGGTTAAATTCCGGTTCAAGCATGGAGGTGGAGTTTGGGTTGATCGCATCCCTGCTTGGATTCAATATGCCACCGTGGACCCAGCAAGGTTTGCAGCACCATATGATGGTGTCTACTGGGATCCACCACCATCAGAAAG GTTTCAGTTCAAGTATCCTCGTCCTCCAAAACCCAAGGCTCCACGAATATATGAGGCACATGTTGGAATGAGTAGCTCAGAACCCCGCATCAGTTCATATAGAGAATTTGCTGATGACGTTCTACCGCGTATCCAAGCAAATAACTATAACACAGTCCAGTTGATGGCCGTGATGGAGCATTCCTATTATGCATCATTCGGTTATCATGTGACAAACTTCTTTGCCGTCAGCAGTAGATCTGGAACACCTGAGGACCTTAAATATCTAATTGACAAAGCCCATTCCCTAGGTTTGCGGGTATTGATGGATGTTATTCACAGCCATGCAAGTAACAACATTACTGATGGCCTCAATGGCTTTGAAGTTGGTCAAAGCTCACAAGAGTCCTACTTCCACACAGGAGATAGAGGCTATCATAAGTTATGGGATAGCCGACTTTTCAACTATGCTAATTGGGAAGTTCTCCGCTTCCTTTTATCCAACTTGAGGTGGTGGCTGGAGGAGTTTAAATTTGATGGTTTTCGATTTGATGGAGTAACTTCAATGTTATATCATCACCACGGGATAAACATGGCATTTTCAGGGGATTATCATGAGTATTTTAGTGAGGCAACAGATGTTGATGCTGTTGTTTATTTGATGCTTGCCAACTATCTGATCCATAAAGTTTTGCCAGATGCAACTGTAATTGCCGAAGATGTTTCTGGTATGCCCGGACTTGGTCGGCCTGTCTCTGAAGGTGGCATTGGCTTTGATTACCGGCTGGCAATGGCCATCCCTGACAAATGGATTGACTATGTGAAAAACAAGAGTGACGAAGAGTGGTCAATGAAGGAAATTTCATGGAACTTGACAAATAGGAGGTACACTGAGAAGTGTATCTCCTACGCTGAAAGTCATGACCAg GCAATTGTGGGTGACAAGACAATTGCATTCTTTTTGATGGATAGAGAAATGTATTCTGGCATGTCTTGTTTAGTTGATGCTTCTCCTACCATTGAGCGAGGGGTTGCGCTTCACAAG ATGATACATTTCTTGACTATGGCATTAGGAGGCGAGGGGTATCTCAATTTTATGGGAAATGAG TTTGGCCATCCTGAATGGATTGACTTTCCAAGAGAAGGCAACGGGTGGAGTTATGAGAAGTGCAGACGCCAGTGGAACCTGGTGGATACAGATCATTTGAGATATAAG TTTATGAATGCCTTTGACAAAGCTATGAATTTGCTTGATGAGAAGTTTTCATTCCTTTCGTCAACAAAGCAGATAGTGAGCAGCACAAATGAAGAAGACAAG GTTATTGTCTTTGAGCGCGGGGATTTAgtttttgtgttcaattttcatccaagaaACACATACGAAGG GTATAAAGTTGGGTGTGACTTACCTGGGAAGTACAGAGTTGCACTAGATAGTGATGCTTGGGAGTTTGGTGGCCATGGAAGA GTGGGCCACAATGTAGACCACTTCACATTCCCAGAAGGAATACCGGGGGTTCCTGAAACAAATTTCAACAACCGTCCCAACTCCTTCAAAATACTCTCACCGGCTCAAACATGTGTG GTTTATTATCGAGTGGATGAAAGTGAGGAGGCAGATGCGGAGGAGACATTAATAGAAGAGGAAGTTGGGGTTGGGCAGGAGAACTTTGAAGAACAAACTGGTCCCATAAATGAGGACAATGCTGTTGGTCCAAGAGCACAAGAGAGTGACCAAGGGTCATCGTCGGACTGA
- the LOC139198281 gene encoding protein DMR6-LIKE OXYGENASE 2-like, translating into MLSGMLHTSEGTGLEILLSANYHPPSPEPSLTLGLPKHGDPNLTTILLQGDDLVNGLQVLKDGEWISVVTLQNALLVNAGYQLQVINNEKLKSAEHQVLINSSAARISAGFRDAFP; encoded by the exons ATGTTGTCGGGAATGCTCCACACAAGCGAGGGAACTGGCTTGGAAATCTTACTGTCAGCAAATTATCACCCGCCTAGCCCGGAACCAAGTTTAACACTAGGATTACCTAAACACGGTGATCCAAACCTTACAACCATTTTACTCCAAGGGGATGATCTTGTCAATGGTCTTCAAGTTCTCAAGGATGGGGAATGGATTTCTGTTGTTACTCTTCAAAATGCGCTTCTGGTTAATGCCGGTTATCAATTACAG GTTATCAACAATGAGAAGTTAAAAAGTGCTGAACACCAGGTATTGATAAATTCAAGTGCAGCTCGGATTTCAGCCGGGTTTCGTGATGCCTTCCCATGA
- the LOC139198342 gene encoding uncharacterized protein, whose translation MSRLKPDRKPPLAKSPIRLRPRRVLGSNSNVMQTPSGRSEIRFQQQADPILTGGSLRRSEKARPTSGTWEMEEADLRPEYQSISWELRALAKMVGDELGKENCDAADMDSDMKMNCGGGNSLVSSPLFERGRFYEQYSARRNERLNRKNKIKEAQTNSFSSTTASVSKFKSYNNKLGVTVESAKRSSFTSTTSSSSRKLQSSLRKSVVSALVETPIPTPTPIQRKSTSSQCEKQAPPTLIPTPTPRYMLRSMTNKENMKLPPLPQQPSRNNPKASAIRGGRKSGAPCSTPSRVVGGY comes from the exons ATGTCAAGGTTGAAGCCGGATCGCAAGCCTCCGCTGGCTAAATCACCAATTAGGCTTCGACCCCGTCGGGTCCTCGGATCAAACTCAAACGTTATGCAAACCCCATCCGGACGGTCTGAGATCCGGTTCCAGCAGCAAGCCGATCCAATTTTAACAG GAGGGTCTTTAAGAAGATCGGAGAAAGCAAGGCCCACAAGCGGCACATGGGAGATGGAAGAAGCGGATCTTCGACCCGAATACCAGTCGATTTCGTGGGAACTGAGGGCTTTAGCCAAGATGGTTGGTGACGAATTGGGCAAGGAAAATTGTGATGCTGCTGATATGGATAGTGATATGAAGATGAATTGTGGTGGTGGGAATTCGTTGGTTTCGAGCCCTTTGTTCGAAAGGGGTAGATTTTACGAGCAGTACTCTGCCAGAAGGAACGAGCGGCTCAATAGGAAGAACAAGATCAAAGAGGCTCAAACAAATTCTTTTTCGTCAACAACCGCGTCTGTGTCTAAAtttaaaagctataataatAAGCTGGGTGTTACGGTAGAGTCTGCCAAAAGAAGCAGTTTTACCAGTACTACCAGTAGCAGCAGCAGGAAGCTTCAAAGCAGCTTGAGGAAATCGGTGGTCTCTGCGCTGGTGGAGACTCCAATTCCAACTCCAACTCCAATTCAGCGGAAGAGCACTAGTAGCCAGTGCGAGAAACAGGCTCCTCCGACTCTAATTCCAACTCCAACTCCGAGGTATATGCTGAGGAGCATGACGAACAAAGAGAATATGAAGCTGCCTCCTCTGCCTCAGCAGCCTTCTCGTAATAATCCTAAGGCATCTGCCATCCGTGGGGGACGCAAAAGCGGAGCTCCATGTTCAACCCCATCAAGAGTCGTTGGGGGGTATTAA
- the LOC139198331 gene encoding epi-neemfruitin B 7-O-acetyltransferse L7AT-like, with protein MSTSMQVKIISNECIKPSSLTPQHLRIHKLSLLDQLVPSTYVPTILFYLPSSIHPININITVPMRSQLLKQSLSETLTHFHPLAGRIKDSLSIDCNDEGARYIEAEVDSNLSQFLNHPDLSFLSQFLPGEVISWQEPEATPGAHVAMMQVTNFACGGFVLGAFVSHMVVDGAALSAFLKAWAAATFRYIEPPNTPHHIYTKGNFDAPSLFPQNDEYPREATMMALFSHFLKVGNCVTRRIVFDAPALATLKKKAASSTVPNPTRVEVVTTLLWKHIMAAFKAKSNIVQNQRPTLMTHIVNLRRRAVPPFSEYTMGNFVFMATALSQCSSNTEDDDQNEDDLDYVDDNRDRELGRLARHVREAVSKLDGDFVQSLQRDGTRGLIKFCEPLKEVGETVSRAGADATDGQGLDYIGFNSRCNLGLYEADFGWGKPVWVASGGAKRGAEEAPYMNMVLLMDTRSGDGVEAWVCLDERDMAILEGDPHILAFVSLNPSPLSITIKIP; from the coding sequence ATGTCGACGTCCATGCAAGTCAAGATAATTTCCAATGAGTGCATCAAGCCCTCTTCCCTAACACCCCAACACCTGAGAATCCATAAGCTTTCCCTCTTGGACCAGTTGGTTCCCTCCACCTATGTACCCACGATCCTCTTCTATCTCCCCTCATCCATTCACcctattaatattaatattactGTTCCAATGAGGTCACAACTGCTAAAGCAATCCCTCTCAGAAACCTTGACTCACTTTCACCCACTTGCCGGCAGAATTAAAGACAGTCTTTCTATTGATTGCAATGACGAGGGGGCCCGTTACATAGAGGCCGAGGTTGACTCCAATCTCTCCCAGTTTCTCAACCATCCTGATCTCTCCTTCCTCAGTCAGTTCCTTCCCGGTGAGGTTATTAGTTGGCAAGAACCCGAAGCAACTCCCGGAGCTCATGTAGCTATGATGCAAGTCACCAACTTTGCATGCGGCGGTTTCGTTCTAGGCGCCTTTGTTTCACATATGGTTGTTGATGGAGCCGCATTGAGCGCCTTCCTCAAAGCTTGGGCGGCCGCAACATTTCGCTACATAGAGCCTCCTAATACTCCTCATCATATTTATACCAAGGGTAATTTTGATGCACCATCTTTGTTTCCCCAAAATGATGAATACCCAAGAGAAGCCACTATGATGGCTTTGTTCTCCCACTTTCTGAAAGTGGGCAACTGTGTTACAAGGAGAATTGTATTTGATGCCCCAGCCCTGGCCACACTCAAGAAAAAAGCAGCCAGCTCAACGGTACCAAATCCAACGCGTGTGGAGGTTGTCACGACACTCCTCTGGAAACACATTATGGCTGCCTTTAAGGCTAAATCTAACATTGTCCAGAACCAGAGGCCAACTCTGATGACACACATAGTGAATTTGCGTCGAAGAGCTGTGCCACCATTTTCCGAATACACTATGGGAAATTTTGTGTTCATGGCTACCGCGTTGTCGCAATGCAGTAGTAATACTGAAGATGATGATCAAAATGAGGACGACTTAGATTATGTTGATGATAATCGTGATCGTGAGTTGGGTAGATTGGCGAGGCATGTGAGGGAAGCAGTAAGCAAACTTGATGGTGATTTTGTACAAAGCCTACAAAGAGATGGGACTAGAGGGCTCATCAAATTCTGTGAGCCTCTCAAGGAGGTGGGAGAGACTGTGTCACGAGCAGGCGCAGATGCAACTGATGGACAGGGCCTGGATTATATAGGATTTAACAGCCGGTGCAACCTTGGTCTTTATGAAGCTGATTTTGGGTGGGGAAAGCCTGTGTGGGTGGCTTCTGGTGGGGCAAAGAGGGGTGCAGAAGAGGCTCCGTACATGAATATGGTGCTTTTAATGGATACAAGGTCGGGAGATGGAGTTGAAGCCTGGGTTTGTCTAGATGAGCGAGACATGGCTATATTAGAGGGTGATCCTCACATCcttgcttttgtttctttaaaccctAGTCCTCTTTCTATTACCATCAAAATACCATAG